In Vicinamibacterales bacterium, the following are encoded in one genomic region:
- the mazG gene encoding nucleoside triphosphate pyrophosphohydrolase yields MTDSKRPITSATGQTTGQRFEQLIGITTKLRSREGCPWDREQTLKSLRSFLLEETYEVLEALDRGDLAELEDELGDLFFQVVFLCQIAAESRAFTIDNAIEKIIKKLVRRHPHVFGPDNGTTAKTTLSTSSEVRGQWEELKAQERAKKESRRGLLDGVPTKLPSLLRAFEIGSRVAAVGFDWKTDADVVDKIEEEISELRQAINVDSSEQREEEMGDLLFSIANLSRKLGVEPEAALRCANRKFCSRFGKLEERFRVEGRHLQETTLEQMEAAWQAVKNET; encoded by the coding sequence ATGACTGATTCTAAACGACCAATCACATCAGCAACCGGTCAAACGACCGGCCAGCGGTTCGAACAACTTATCGGCATCACTACCAAGCTCCGATCACGTGAGGGCTGTCCGTGGGACCGCGAGCAGACGCTAAAGTCACTCAGGTCCTTCCTTCTTGAAGAAACTTATGAGGTGCTTGAGGCCCTTGACCGAGGGGACCTCGCTGAGCTCGAGGATGAACTTGGAGACCTTTTCTTTCAAGTGGTATTTCTCTGTCAGATCGCAGCGGAATCCAGAGCCTTCACTATTGATAACGCAATCGAGAAAATTATCAAGAAGCTCGTGCGTCGCCATCCCCATGTGTTCGGTCCCGACAACGGCACAACGGCCAAAACCACACTCTCCACATCAAGTGAGGTCCGTGGACAGTGGGAAGAACTGAAGGCTCAAGAACGGGCCAAGAAAGAGTCTCGAAGAGGTTTACTGGATGGTGTACCCACAAAGCTTCCGTCGCTCCTACGCGCCTTTGAGATCGGATCGCGTGTTGCCGCAGTTGGATTCGACTGGAAGACAGATGCTGATGTCGTTGACAAGATTGAGGAAGAAATTTCTGAACTTAGACAGGCCATCAACGTAGATTCATCTGAACAGCGAGAGGAGGAAATGGGCGACCTCCTCTTCTCCATTGCCAACCTATCTCGGAAGCTCGGAGTCGAACCGGAAGCTGCACTTCGCTGCGCCAATAGAAAGTTCTGCAGTCGATTTGGCAAATTGGAAGAAAGGTTTCGTGTAGAAGGTCGGCACCTGCAAGAAACTACACTCGAACAGATGGAGGCTGCGTGGCAGGCAGTGAAAAATGAAACCTAG
- the cysS gene encoding cysteine--tRNA ligase, which translates to MRFYNTLTRREEQFVPLRGRQVRMYTCGLTVYAYGHIGNFRTFVCLDVLRRALKYLEGYDVRQVMNYTDVDDRTIVESSKAGLPLHEYTNRYISAFQEDAVRLGLEPVEETPRATDEANLRAMTGMIEALEKNGHTYRSDGSIYFKISTMPHYGQLARLDHEGIKPGARVDADRYDKEDVRDFVLWKATQPGEPTWDYGVGPGRPGWHIECSAMALRLLDGPPIDIHAGGVDLVFPHHENEIAQSEGATGTQFSRFWFHVEHLLLGEGGKMSKSLGNVFTVRDVLEKGFRASALRYVLLSVHYRKQLKFTWDSLSQADEALTRLMDCLVRLDTVPQSSVETTLIEKVEVARRDFSEMIKADLNTPGALGVMFEFVRMVNAAIDAGEISSSDVTLVRETFEYFDEVLGVIRIRRAEDAAPPVPVEEIEKLIGDRKAARGNRDFTKADRIRDELAERGIVLEDGPAGTRWKRK; encoded by the coding sequence ATGCGTTTCTACAATACGCTTACTCGTCGTGAAGAGCAGTTCGTCCCGCTTCGTGGGCGACAGGTGCGGATGTATACCTGTGGGCTGACGGTTTACGCGTATGGCCATATTGGTAACTTTCGAACCTTTGTCTGTCTCGACGTCCTCCGCCGCGCCTTAAAGTATTTGGAAGGTTACGACGTCCGACAGGTGATGAACTATACCGACGTTGACGACCGAACAATCGTTGAGTCGAGCAAAGCCGGTTTACCGCTTCACGAATACACCAACAGGTATATCTCAGCTTTTCAGGAAGATGCGGTGAGGCTTGGTCTCGAGCCGGTGGAGGAAACGCCTCGGGCAACCGACGAAGCTAATCTTCGTGCGATGACCGGAATGATCGAGGCTCTTGAGAAGAACGGACATACCTATCGTAGCGATGGCTCAATCTATTTCAAGATTTCCACGATGCCTCATTATGGACAGCTGGCGAGGCTCGACCACGAAGGGATAAAACCCGGAGCTCGGGTCGATGCCGACCGGTATGACAAGGAGGATGTCCGGGACTTTGTGCTCTGGAAAGCCACTCAGCCGGGAGAGCCCACGTGGGACTATGGTGTAGGGCCGGGCCGTCCAGGCTGGCATATTGAGTGCTCGGCGATGGCACTCCGGTTGCTTGATGGGCCGCCAATTGACATTCATGCCGGGGGTGTTGACCTGGTGTTTCCGCATCACGAAAACGAGATCGCGCAAAGTGAGGGCGCGACCGGCACGCAGTTTTCGCGGTTCTGGTTTCATGTCGAACATCTTTTGCTGGGCGAAGGCGGCAAGATGTCAAAGTCGCTCGGTAACGTTTTTACCGTGCGTGACGTACTCGAGAAGGGATTTCGAGCGTCTGCGTTGCGCTACGTGTTGCTGTCGGTCCATTACCGCAAGCAACTCAAATTCACCTGGGATAGTCTAAGCCAAGCCGATGAGGCACTCACCCGGCTAATGGATTGTCTTGTACGCCTCGACACGGTACCGCAGTCCAGCGTTGAAACAACCCTAATCGAAAAAGTTGAGGTGGCCCGCCGTGATTTTTCTGAAATGATCAAGGCCGATCTCAACACCCCAGGTGCGCTTGGCGTTATGTTTGAGTTTGTAAGGATGGTGAATGCTGCGATAGATGCCGGAGAAATCAGTAGTTCCGACGTAACCTTAGTGCGGGAGACTTTCGAATATTTCGATGAGGTGCTTGGGGTCATTCGAATTCGCCGTGCTGAGGATGCAGCCCCACCTGTTCCGGTCGAAGAGATCGAAAAACTTATTGGCGACCGCAAAGCAGCCCGGGGTAACAGAGACTTTACTAAAGCTGACCGCATTCGGGATGAGTTGGCTGAGCGTGGCATTGTGCTTGAGGATGGACCAGCTGGCACACGGTGGAAACGGAAATGA
- a CDS encoding MBL fold metallo-hydrolase, with translation MRITFLGTGTSSGVPAIGCDCATCRSNDPRDQRWRPSIYIELVDGVAVLIDAATDLRAQALRFGISRVDAVLFTHSHADHVLGLDEVRRYNYLQGKPIPCYGDSRTLSDVRRMFAYVFDPSEQLGGGLPQLKLFTIGGPFCLGRATFVPVPLLHGKRPILGFRVGSFAYLTDCNAIPDTSWALLEGLDVLVIDALRLRPHPTHFSVDEAIAVVTQVRPSRAYFTHMSHDLPHEATCMNLPGQIELAYDGLSLDLPD, from the coding sequence GTGCGTATAACTTTTCTCGGTACGGGCACGTCATCTGGTGTTCCAGCGATCGGTTGTGACTGTGCCACGTGCCGGTCCAACGATCCGCGTGACCAGCGCTGGCGTCCGTCTATCTACATCGAATTAGTCGACGGTGTTGCGGTTCTTATCGATGCCGCAACAGACCTACGGGCGCAGGCGCTTCGCTTTGGTATAAGTCGGGTCGACGCAGTTCTTTTCACACACAGTCACGCCGATCATGTGCTCGGCCTTGATGAGGTGCGTCGCTACAACTATTTACAGGGTAAGCCTATTCCATGCTACGGTGATTCCCGCACGTTGTCCGATGTCAGACGAATGTTCGCCTACGTTTTCGACCCATCTGAGCAGCTGGGTGGTGGCCTGCCTCAACTCAAATTGTTTACTATTGGTGGTCCGTTTTGCCTTGGTCGCGCGACGTTCGTGCCCGTGCCTCTGTTACATGGAAAACGACCGATCTTGGGTTTCCGTGTTGGCTCCTTCGCATATCTGACTGACTGTAATGCGATTCCCGATACCTCGTGGGCGCTTCTTGAAGGACTGGACGTACTGGTCATTGATGCGCTCCGGTTGCGGCCACATCCAACCCATTTCTCAGTCGATGAAGCAATCGCGGTGGTAACCCAGGTCAGACCATCGCGCGCCTATTTCACGCACATGTCCCATGACCTGCCTCACGAAGCTACTTGTATGAACCTGCCGGGACAAATAGAGCTGGCGTATGATGGATTGAGTTTGGATTTACCAGATTGA
- a CDS encoding MFS transporter: protein MNFPTDLGATPRVSSSWWIVFAGFISIVFTFGVPTLVMPVIYGPIIDEFGWTRTQVTLVVTLKFGAGAVFGIFFGALIDRFGVRRIVTTASIVSAVAMASFLLVQSLWQFYAVGLILGLGSITVMIAVKVIVSKRFMRQQGLAIGAALLGTAVAGTFTPRLATMLVGLYGWREALAFLSVGIWVVALPTFLWIVKDLEQDEPQVESDARSPAVMPEQLAAAGMNFNDVIRSRSFWMIGLAVMLIGFVDQSVGQHMVMYLDRDVGLGPVVAANVLTAVFTISIVGKLGFGWLYDKLSVRGVMVCYFLMAVAVVLLFPAQVLSILILFSIVRGLAHGGAIVDIPVLSKHCFGPKVLGKTIGILTACVTVGFALGPPIVGFLYDTQGNYRIAFFLLIGVSIAAGLSLLGVKATYRERVVALERAAEEGTSEPEPAWNSLSRERGKSSG, encoded by the coding sequence ATGAACTTCCCGACAGATCTTGGTGCCACACCGCGTGTATCCAGCAGTTGGTGGATCGTGTTCGCCGGATTCATTAGTATCGTTTTTACTTTTGGTGTGCCCACGCTGGTGATGCCGGTAATTTATGGACCGATCATTGACGAGTTCGGATGGACGAGGACACAGGTGACATTGGTGGTGACCTTGAAATTCGGTGCGGGCGCGGTATTTGGAATTTTCTTTGGCGCGCTCATCGACAGATTTGGTGTCCGCCGCATTGTTACGACCGCTTCCATCGTCTCAGCTGTGGCGATGGCGAGCTTCCTTCTCGTTCAGTCGCTCTGGCAGTTTTACGCTGTCGGGTTGATACTCGGGTTGGGTTCGATCACGGTGATGATCGCGGTGAAAGTAATTGTCTCGAAGCGATTTATGCGTCAACAGGGACTCGCCATTGGTGCAGCCCTTTTAGGAACTGCCGTTGCCGGCACGTTCACACCGAGATTGGCAACCATGCTAGTTGGTCTCTATGGTTGGCGGGAAGCCCTTGCGTTTCTCAGCGTTGGGATCTGGGTCGTGGCGTTACCAACGTTCCTTTGGATCGTTAAAGATCTCGAGCAGGACGAGCCACAGGTCGAGTCTGATGCTAGGTCACCTGCGGTGATGCCAGAACAGTTGGCCGCCGCCGGAATGAATTTCAACGATGTGATCCGAAGTCGTTCGTTCTGGATGATCGGCTTGGCCGTCATGCTCATTGGATTTGTTGACCAGTCAGTGGGTCAACATATGGTGATGTATCTCGACAGGGATGTAGGGCTAGGACCGGTGGTCGCTGCGAATGTGCTCACCGCTGTCTTTACTATCAGTATTGTGGGCAAACTCGGATTCGGGTGGCTCTACGACAAGCTGTCGGTTCGTGGTGTGATGGTGTGCTATTTCCTAATGGCCGTGGCTGTAGTGTTGTTGTTTCCGGCCCAGGTGCTGTCAATACTGATTTTATTTAGTATCGTGCGGGGCTTGGCCCACGGAGGCGCCATAGTTGATATTCCGGTGTTGTCGAAACACTGCTTCGGACCCAAGGTGCTTGGGAAAACGATTGGCATTTTGACCGCATGCGTTACAGTCGGGTTTGCTCTCGGACCACCGATTGTCGGGTTTTTGTATGACACCCAAGGGAACTACAGAATCGCCTTCTTTCTTCTTATCGGGGTGTCTATCGCTGCTGGGCTCTCCCTGTTGGGTGTCAAGGCGACCTACCGAGAACGCGTTGTGGCGCTGGAGCGAGCTGCAGAGGAGGGCACATCTGAGCCTGAACCAGCGTGGAACTCACTTAGTCGTGAGCGAGGCAAATCGTCCGGTTAG
- a CDS encoding mechanosensitive ion channel produces the protein MLSFIHELLIPPGLGEQTTELLTISVDVVAVLTLAFIADVVAKRIIVRAVVTLAARTSAQWDDAVLQHRVVHRLAHFAPAIVIYHFSVPVLGGYETWSVAIQQGCLLYMLFVAVLVSDGVLNAAVDILSSSELSRSVPLTSIVQVVKLVIYCVAAIAALSLVLGKSPVLLLSGLGAMTAVLMLVFKDPILGFIGGIQLSANQMVAPGDWIEMPAYGADGDVLEVGLTSVKIRNFDNTITTIPTYGLISGSFKNWRGMSESGGRRIKRAIHVDMNSIHFCDDETLVRLAKIPHMAAYLERKQHELVRWKAEHDADANRPSNLRRLTNVGTFRAYIVAYLRNHSMIHQEMTFLVRHLAPSAQGLPIEIYVFSRDTDWVRYEDLQADIFDHILAMAPEFGLSVYQSPSGRDVQDTVQVMRGRGKPR, from the coding sequence ATGCTGAGTTTCATTCACGAGTTACTAATACCACCGGGCTTGGGCGAACAAACTACAGAGCTTCTCACGATATCGGTCGATGTCGTTGCAGTCCTTACGCTGGCGTTTATCGCCGACGTTGTGGCCAAGCGGATCATTGTCCGTGCAGTTGTAACCCTGGCGGCCCGAACGTCGGCGCAGTGGGACGACGCTGTGCTACAGCATCGGGTAGTGCATCGGCTGGCGCATTTTGCTCCGGCGATTGTCATTTACCATTTCTCGGTGCCGGTGCTAGGTGGTTATGAAACCTGGAGCGTAGCCATCCAACAGGGCTGCCTCTTGTATATGTTGTTCGTGGCGGTGCTAGTGAGTGATGGCGTGCTCAACGCGGCCGTCGACATTCTGAGCTCGTCGGAACTGTCACGTAGCGTCCCGCTCACGAGCATCGTGCAGGTCGTCAAGCTGGTCATCTACTGCGTCGCCGCGATTGCCGCACTGTCGCTCGTCCTGGGCAAGTCGCCGGTCTTGCTGTTGAGTGGACTGGGTGCGATGACCGCTGTGCTCATGTTGGTCTTCAAAGATCCGATCCTCGGCTTCATCGGGGGGATTCAGCTGTCTGCCAACCAGATGGTCGCGCCAGGTGACTGGATTGAGATGCCGGCGTACGGTGCCGATGGGGATGTGCTTGAGGTGGGGCTGACGTCGGTGAAGATCCGCAACTTCGATAACACGATCACGACGATTCCAACCTACGGGCTCATCAGCGGATCGTTTAAGAACTGGCGAGGGATGTCGGAGTCGGGCGGACGGCGGATCAAGCGGGCGATCCACGTCGACATGAACTCGATCCACTTCTGCGACGACGAGACACTGGTACGGCTCGCGAAGATTCCGCACATGGCGGCGTATCTGGAACGCAAGCAGCATGAGCTTGTCCGCTGGAAGGCTGAGCACGATGCTGATGCCAACCGACCCAGTAACCTTCGGCGGCTCACCAACGTAGGCACGTTCCGCGCCTACATCGTTGCCTATCTTCGGAACCATTCCATGATTCATCAGGAGATGACGTTCTTGGTTCGGCACCTTGCGCCGAGCGCCCAGGGATTGCCGATCGAGATCTACGTGTTCAGCCGTGATACGGACTGGGTTCGATATGAAGACCTCCAGGCGGACATCTTCGACCACATACTGGCGATGGCGCCAGAGTTCGGCCTCAGCGTGTATCAAAGCCCGTCCGGGAGGGATGTTCAGGACACGGTGCAGGTCATGCGAGGCAGGGGTAAGCCGCGATGA
- a CDS encoding DUF1844 domain-containing protein, with protein MQVDLAEVSFDMLVQSLAASALVHLGDLSDRATGAKVPPNPAAAVQMIELLALLEEKTQGNLDDREMQLLTRTVQVLRTRLLEVKKNSASGSTSVT; from the coding sequence ATGCAGGTAGACCTCGCCGAGGTTTCGTTTGACATGCTAGTGCAGTCACTTGCTGCCTCGGCCTTGGTGCACCTAGGGGACCTGTCTGATCGTGCGACCGGTGCTAAGGTGCCGCCGAATCCGGCTGCGGCGGTCCAAATGATCGAGTTACTCGCACTTCTGGAGGAGAAGACCCAGGGTAATCTTGATGACCGAGAGATGCAATTGCTTACTAGGACCGTCCAGGTGTTGCGAACAAGGCTGTTAGAGGTCAAGAAAAATTCCGCTTCTGGTTCGACCTCAGTCACCTGA
- a CDS encoding reductive dehalogenase domain-containing protein: MGKININQAKRPTRTQQEGMMTSGGSGFRRRMPASAQRHIFLRREVLWPAREALVNPDRTEIQDVDGKTKEIKRLVLEMGAELVGVAEYDPRFLFTDVSERAHQFVIVFGLSMAFDSMIDIGPRSQAEVHRVYYRLDDMANRLAHQIGAYGYSACAQTNRGDFPLPAYAYLAGLGELGKHGSLISPELGSSFRLVAVSTEMPLKPDGPKDFWFDEVCASCNICTRFCPGDAIKPDKQEVNGIVRWQVDTPACKPWFLKLHGCKICLMVCPLNTRGKLKTAFQAVAEDIRQVKDATGMVELIEQRTGEDYANVDVEDE, translated from the coding sequence ATGGGCAAGATCAATATTAACCAGGCTAAGCGTCCAACTCGCACCCAACAGGAAGGGATGATGACTTCCGGTGGGTCGGGGTTTCGTCGGCGGATGCCGGCATCGGCCCAACGCCATATCTTCCTCCGTCGAGAGGTGCTTTGGCCAGCGCGTGAGGCTCTCGTCAATCCCGACCGAACCGAGATTCAAGATGTTGACGGAAAGACTAAAGAGATCAAGCGGCTTGTCCTGGAGATGGGGGCTGAACTGGTCGGCGTTGCAGAGTACGATCCGAGATTCTTGTTCACTGATGTTTCAGAGCGCGCGCATCAATTTGTGATTGTCTTTGGCCTTTCGATGGCCTTCGACAGCATGATCGATATTGGTCCTCGGTCGCAGGCTGAGGTGCACCGGGTTTACTATCGTCTTGACGATATGGCTAATCGCCTTGCCCATCAGATAGGCGCCTATGGCTACAGTGCTTGTGCCCAGACGAACCGCGGAGATTTTCCACTGCCGGCTTACGCATACTTGGCTGGACTCGGCGAATTAGGAAAGCACGGTTCACTCATTTCACCAGAACTTGGTTCCTCGTTCAGACTGGTGGCTGTTTCAACGGAGATGCCACTCAAGCCGGACGGGCCTAAGGATTTTTGGTTTGATGAGGTGTGCGCATCGTGCAACATCTGCACCCGTTTCTGTCCGGGTGATGCTATCAAGCCGGATAAGCAGGAGGTAAACGGAATTGTTCGGTGGCAGGTTGATACGCCAGCGTGTAAACCTTGGTTTCTTAAGTTGCATGGGTGCAAGATCTGTCTGATGGTCTGTCCGCTTAATACGCGGGGAAAGCTTAAGACTGCATTTCAGGCTGTTGCAGAGGACATCCGTCAGGTTAAGGATGCCACTGGAATGGTCGAGTTGATTGAGCAGCGAACAGGTGAGGATTACGCAAACGTTGATGTCGAAGATGAGTAG
- a CDS encoding bifunctional riboflavin kinase/FAD synthetase, which translates to MNIIYFPDNDCPSMWQRPVLALGNFDGLHRGHVAIIDRVRSRAYERGVLPIALTFDPHPPRVIRPDKAPELLMTVTQKYEALTAAGIGGIAVLRFTEEMSQWEPERFVITALVEWLKVSEVWVGANFLFGHERAGNFSLLREFGARHGFRAEKIEPVRYKDFVVSSTRVRRLVSEGSVDEAGALLGHHYAVDGAVVRGEGRGREIGVPTANMRSDNELLPLDGVYATLVTLDGIVYPGVTNVGFRPTFGKGKRVLETHIFDLTRDLYDVSLRLSFVRRLRDEMEFDGVEALRSQIEVDCRQARELFSQISL; encoded by the coding sequence GTGAATATTATTTATTTTCCTGATAACGACTGTCCCTCGATGTGGCAGCGACCTGTGCTGGCACTGGGCAACTTTGACGGGCTCCACCGAGGTCACGTCGCAATCATCGACCGCGTACGCAGTCGTGCTTACGAGCGGGGTGTGTTGCCAATTGCACTGACATTTGATCCGCATCCGCCTCGCGTCATTCGTCCCGACAAGGCGCCGGAACTCCTGATGACTGTGACTCAAAAGTATGAGGCGTTGACCGCCGCCGGCATCGGCGGGATCGCGGTTTTGCGGTTCACGGAAGAGATGTCTCAATGGGAACCTGAGCGTTTTGTTATTACCGCTCTGGTTGAATGGCTTAAGGTGAGCGAGGTGTGGGTTGGTGCGAATTTTCTGTTCGGTCATGAGCGGGCTGGAAACTTTTCACTCCTTCGTGAATTCGGCGCACGACATGGCTTCAGGGCTGAGAAGATTGAACCAGTTCGTTACAAGGATTTTGTTGTTAGCAGTACCAGGGTCCGCCGACTGGTTTCAGAGGGAAGCGTGGATGAGGCGGGTGCCCTTCTTGGCCACCACTATGCCGTTGATGGAGCTGTTGTGCGCGGCGAGGGACGGGGTCGAGAAATAGGTGTGCCAACCGCCAACATGCGTTCCGATAATGAGCTCTTACCTCTCGATGGGGTTTACGCGACGCTGGTTACGCTTGATGGGATTGTATATCCCGGTGTGACTAACGTGGGGTTCCGACCGACGTTCGGTAAAGGGAAAAGGGTGCTTGAGACACACATCTTTGATCTGACACGTGATCTTTACGATGTGTCGCTGCGTCTGTCCTTCGTTCGAAGGTTGAGGGACGAGATGGAATTCGATGGAGTTGAAGCACTTCGTTCCCAGATTGAGGTTGATTGTCGGCAAGCTAGGGAGCTGTTTAGTCAGATTTCACTGTAA
- a CDS encoding substrate-binding domain-containing protein encodes MLALANLAKQAVPLFLCGLVLVNGSCSQQVQAPTVILGLSTSFGNSGLFEVLQPAYEQLSGARLRSHLVGSGAALQMLERGQVDVVISHAPEMEARYIKAHPEWSYKKLMYNDFLLVGPPDDPADVLSSPLVEVAVQRIVEHRASFVSRGDESGTHTRERQLFTLAGVTLFPQQTVVSGQGMSRTLRLASELEAYTLTDAATFMAMNQILCLRPVFQGGTNLLNTYSVISSTMNPNEASRADTRSFVRWLTDGGGRELIKGFGLSSGVPAFTVWPLGGPRDQPEDLPF; translated from the coding sequence ATGTTAGCACTCGCGAATCTAGCAAAACAGGCGGTTCCCTTGTTCTTGTGTGGACTGGTACTTGTTAATGGCTCTTGCTCGCAACAGGTGCAAGCTCCAACCGTTATCCTCGGCCTAAGTACGAGTTTTGGAAACAGTGGTCTGTTTGAGGTGCTGCAACCGGCTTATGAGCAGTTGTCTGGTGCCAGGCTGCGTTCTCACCTTGTTGGTAGTGGTGCCGCCCTTCAGATGTTGGAGCGTGGGCAAGTGGATGTTGTGATTAGCCACGCACCCGAGATGGAGGCCAGATATATCAAGGCACACCCTGAATGGTCGTACAAGAAGCTTATGTATAATGACTTTTTATTGGTCGGACCCCCAGACGATCCAGCAGATGTACTGTCCTCTCCACTAGTAGAAGTAGCGGTCCAGCGCATCGTCGAACACCGTGCTAGTTTCGTCTCGCGTGGCGATGAGTCTGGCACGCATACTCGTGAACGGCAGCTCTTCACATTGGCCGGAGTAACGCTCTTTCCTCAACAAACTGTCGTGTCCGGTCAGGGGATGTCTCGAACTCTTCGTTTGGCAAGCGAGTTGGAAGCCTACACCTTAACTGACGCAGCGACTTTCATGGCTATGAATCAGATCCTGTGTTTGCGGCCCGTCTTTCAAGGTGGCACTAACCTCTTGAATACATATTCTGTAATCAGCAGCACAATGAATCCCAACGAAGCCTCACGGGCCGACACACGGTCCTTTGTTAGATGGCTTACAGATGGTGGTGGACGAGAACTAATCAAAGGTTTTGGCCTAAGTTCAGGTGTGCCTGCTTTTACGGTCTGGCCGTTGGGTGGACCACGTGACCAGCCAGAGGACCTTCCGTTCTAG
- a CDS encoding UbiD family decarboxylase, with the protein MYNAYDQPHQDLRDLLKRAEAVNELLTIDGVNWNLEMGALTEVIHHARPNPPAILFQRIPGFPEGFRVVSGASNSSRRLAITLGFPEPKTPMDVVHAYRNRMKTHTPLSPETVDQGPILQNIDRDDAVDVLKFPVPLLHERDGGRYIGTDDLVIMYDPDDDWVNVGTYRSMVHDRRTVGLWMSPGKHGRQIREKYFREGKPCPVLISCGHDPLLSLGAGNELRFGLSEFSWAGGHRGLPVQTIRSERYGLPMPAHSEIVLEGAMYPDDTKSEGPFGEFTGYYASEVSDEPVVRIERVYYRDDPILTMASPMQPPSDFSFSKCVMKSGMIWDEIEHAGLNGVQGVWCHEAGSARLFNVVSIRQAYAGHARQAGLLVLSCQSGNYLGRYVVVVDEDVDPTDMSEVLWAMSTRSNPAEDIELIRRTWSGPLDPMLRPGERLNSRAIIDACRPFEWRDEFPPVTRASPELREAVCKKYKAVLSKFDI; encoded by the coding sequence ATGTATAACGCATACGATCAACCACATCAAGACTTACGTGATCTACTGAAGCGTGCGGAAGCGGTAAACGAACTTCTTACAATCGACGGCGTGAATTGGAACCTTGAGATGGGCGCATTAACGGAGGTTATTCACCACGCCAGACCGAATCCGCCAGCAATTCTCTTCCAGCGCATTCCGGGTTTCCCAGAAGGCTTTCGCGTGGTATCGGGTGCCTCGAATTCAAGTCGACGACTTGCCATTACCCTTGGCTTTCCGGAGCCGAAGACGCCCATGGACGTTGTGCATGCCTATCGGAACCGGATGAAGACGCATACGCCGCTTTCACCGGAGACCGTCGATCAGGGTCCGATCCTCCAGAATATCGACCGTGATGATGCCGTGGACGTGCTGAAGTTTCCTGTGCCGTTGCTGCATGAACGAGACGGCGGACGATACATTGGAACGGACGACCTAGTCATCATGTACGACCCCGACGACGATTGGGTGAATGTGGGCACCTATCGGTCGATGGTTCATGATCGCCGAACGGTAGGACTTTGGATGTCCCCCGGGAAGCATGGTCGGCAGATTCGGGAGAAATATTTTCGCGAAGGAAAACCGTGTCCGGTTTTGATTAGCTGTGGCCACGACCCGCTGCTGTCTCTCGGAGCGGGTAATGAGCTGCGTTTTGGCCTTTCCGAGTTCAGCTGGGCTGGTGGTCATCGAGGACTCCCGGTGCAGACGATCCGGTCCGAGCGGTATGGGCTGCCGATGCCAGCGCATAGTGAGATCGTTCTTGAGGGTGCGATGTATCCTGATGATACGAAGTCAGAAGGGCCCTTCGGTGAGTTCACCGGCTACTACGCTAGTGAGGTTAGCGATGAGCCGGTTGTGCGCATTGAACGTGTCTATTACCGTGACGACCCAATTTTGACGATGGCAAGCCCAATGCAACCTCCCTCGGACTTCTCGTTTAGTAAGTGCGTCATGAAGTCTGGCATGATCTGGGACGAGATCGAACACGCTGGCTTGAATGGTGTACAAGGCGTTTGGTGCCATGAAGCGGGTTCCGCCAGGCTCTTCAATGTCGTATCGATTCGGCAGGCCTACGCCGGCCATGCGAGACAGGCTGGGTTACTGGTATTGTCCTGTCAATCAGGTAACTATCTCGGCAGGTATGTTGTGGTTGTCGATGAGGATGTTGACCCAACTGATATGTCTGAAGTGCTTTGGGCAATGTCCACGCGGAGTAATCCGGCGGAGGATATCGAGCTAATACGTCGGACCTGGAGTGGGCCACTCGACCCAATGCTTCGGCCGGGTGAACGATTGAACTCAAGGGCGATCATTGATGCGTGCCGCCCGTTCGAGTGGCGCGATGAATTTCCACCTGTGACGCGAGCCAGCCCCGAGTTACGGGAAGCAGTGTGTAAGAAATATAAAGCAGTTCTTTCCAAATTCGATATCTAG